From Pseudovibrio sp. Tun.PSC04-5.I4, a single genomic window includes:
- a CDS encoding ribose-phosphate pyrophosphokinase, with amino-acid sequence MKIVAGNSNRALAEQISKYLDVPLAKCQVRRFADQEIYVEIQENVRGEDVFVVQPTSYPANDHLMELLIIIDALRRSSARRITAVVPYFGYARQDRKSAPRTPISAKLVSNLITHAGADRVLTLDLHAAQIQGFFDIPTDNLYGAPVMTRDIKERYDTTNVMVVSPDVGGVVRARALAKRIEAPLSIVDKRRDKPGESEVMNIIGDVSGYDCVLVDDIVDSGGTLCNAADALLAAGAKSVTAYITHGVLSGGAVARVSASKLKELVITDSIEPTAAVEAAPNIRTISIAPLIGEAISRTAQERSVSSLFDS; translated from the coding sequence ATGAAAATCGTCGCGGGTAACTCCAATCGCGCCCTGGCCGAGCAGATTTCAAAGTATCTTGATGTACCATTGGCGAAGTGCCAGGTTCGCCGCTTTGCAGACCAAGAAATCTACGTTGAAATCCAGGAGAATGTACGCGGTGAGGACGTCTTTGTCGTTCAGCCCACCAGCTATCCTGCAAATGACCATCTGATGGAACTGCTCATCATCATCGATGCGCTTCGTCGTTCTTCAGCACGCCGCATTACTGCTGTGGTTCCATACTTCGGCTACGCCCGTCAGGACCGGAAGTCAGCGCCTCGTACGCCAATCTCTGCGAAACTTGTTTCCAACCTGATCACACATGCAGGTGCAGACAGAGTTCTTACACTCGACCTGCATGCTGCGCAGATTCAGGGCTTCTTCGACATCCCAACCGACAACCTCTACGGCGCGCCTGTGATGACCCGAGACATCAAAGAGCGCTATGACACCACAAACGTTATGGTTGTGTCTCCAGATGTTGGCGGTGTGGTTCGTGCGCGTGCACTTGCAAAGCGCATCGAGGCTCCTCTGTCCATCGTTGACAAGCGACGCGACAAGCCTGGAGAATCTGAAGTCATGAACATCATCGGTGATGTGAGCGGCTACGATTGTGTCCTCGTGGACGACATCGTTGATTCAGGTGGAACTCTCTGCAACGCAGCGGATGCACTTCTTGCAGCTGGTGCAAAATCTGTCACAGCCTACATCACACACGGTGTACTGTCAGGCGGCGCAGTAGCACGTGTCTCAGCCTCCAAGCTCAAGGAACTGGTGATCACGGACTCCATCGAGCCAACCGCTGCTGTAGAAGCTGCTCCAAACATCCGCACAATTTCCATTGCTCCACTTATTGGCGAAGCTATCAGCCGGACTGCACAGGAACGTTCAGTTTCCAGTTTGTTTGACTCGTAA
- a CDS encoding Xaa-Pro peptidase family protein has translation MDWETAMALHFSPEEFAERRAALDVKLKERNLDCLLIFAQESMYWLTGFDSFGYCFFQCLIYRSGEEPILLTRSADLRQAKNTSNLKDVRLWMDVAGKSPVGQVKELLFDLDLLGTRIGVEYDTHGLTAANGRLLDESLHSFADVEDASDIVRSLRLIKSPAELDYVRTAAKLSDEAFLAAMEEIKPGASEGHILARMQSVIFEGGGDYPANEFVIGSGRDALLCRYKSGRRALSENDQLTLEWAGVYRRYHAASMRTVIVGEPTPRHLEMHRAAKDALLAVEQAMQVGNTFGDLFAAHAHILDDRGLMPHRLNSCGYSLGARFTPTWMEPPYLAFKENAHEIQENMVLFMHMIIMDSDSETAMTLGQSYITHEDGPEALSQLSLDLPVKAG, from the coding sequence ATGGATTGGGAGACGGCCATGGCCCTGCACTTTTCACCGGAAGAATTTGCTGAGCGACGTGCGGCTCTGGACGTAAAACTCAAAGAACGTAATTTGGATTGCCTGCTGATTTTCGCGCAGGAAAGCATGTATTGGCTCACAGGATTTGATAGTTTCGGCTACTGCTTCTTTCAGTGCCTCATTTATCGCAGCGGTGAAGAACCGATCCTCCTCACCCGCTCAGCAGATTTGAGACAGGCTAAAAACACATCCAACCTCAAAGATGTCCGCCTTTGGATGGATGTAGCTGGCAAGTCCCCCGTGGGACAGGTCAAAGAGCTGTTGTTTGACCTAGACCTTCTTGGCACCCGTATTGGCGTAGAGTACGACACCCATGGCCTTACAGCAGCCAATGGACGTTTGCTTGATGAGTCCCTGCACTCCTTTGCTGATGTTGAAGACGCCTCCGACATCGTTCGTTCTCTTCGCTTGATCAAATCCCCAGCTGAACTGGACTATGTGCGCACAGCAGCAAAGCTCTCTGATGAGGCGTTCCTTGCGGCCATGGAAGAAATCAAGCCCGGAGCAAGTGAGGGGCACATTCTCGCCAGAATGCAAAGTGTCATCTTTGAAGGCGGTGGTGATTATCCGGCCAATGAATTTGTCATCGGCTCAGGACGCGATGCTCTCCTCTGCCGCTATAAATCTGGCCGCAGAGCGCTTTCCGAAAATGATCAACTGACGTTGGAATGGGCGGGTGTCTACCGCCGTTATCATGCAGCTTCCATGCGAACCGTCATTGTCGGAGAACCAACGCCCCGCCATCTGGAAATGCACCGCGCAGCCAAAGATGCCCTGCTCGCAGTTGAACAAGCCATGCAGGTTGGAAACACATTTGGGGATTTGTTTGCCGCCCACGCACATATTCTAGATGACCGCGGCTTGATGCCTCACCGTTTAAACTCCTGCGGATACTCTCTTGGCGCTCGGTTCACACCAACTTGGATGGAACCTCCTTATCTGGCGTTCAAAGAGAATGCCCATGAAATTCAGGAGAACATGGTTCTGTTTATGCACATGATCATCATGGACTCAGATAGCGAAACAGCCATGACATTGGGCCAATCTTACATCACTCATGAGGATGGGCCGGAAGCATTATCACAGCTTTCTCTCGACCTCCCTGTGAAGGCAGGGTAA
- the pgeF gene encoding peptidoglycan editing factor PgeF translates to MIKAPVFEVIPTISHGFFTREGGVSTGIYKGLNVGLGSDDNREHVLGNRKRVATQMGTTSDQLVTPYQIHSSKVLTVSSPFTEADDRRADALVTNTPDLAIGILTADCGPIIFADHETGVIGAAHSGWKGAFDGILPNTIIAMEQLGAKADRITAVMGPMISQGAYEVGPEFVQRFLDRSEDNQHYFSPSKQADHSMFDLPGFIKAQLDTLGLKQVVDLQLCTYADADRFFSYRRTTHRKEPDYGRQISTIMLTS, encoded by the coding sequence ATGATTAAAGCGCCAGTCTTTGAGGTGATCCCCACCATCTCACATGGTTTCTTCACACGCGAAGGCGGCGTTTCCACCGGCATTTATAAAGGCCTGAATGTTGGCCTTGGGTCCGATGACAACCGCGAGCATGTGCTGGGGAACCGCAAGCGCGTTGCCACCCAAATGGGAACCACATCAGACCAACTGGTAACACCCTATCAAATTCACTCCTCCAAAGTCCTGACCGTCTCCTCACCATTTACCGAAGCAGACGACAGACGCGCCGATGCACTCGTGACCAACACACCAGATCTCGCGATTGGCATCCTAACTGCAGATTGCGGGCCGATTATTTTTGCTGATCATGAAACTGGTGTAATCGGAGCTGCTCACTCTGGTTGGAAAGGGGCGTTTGACGGTATCCTTCCCAACACAATTATCGCAATGGAGCAATTAGGCGCTAAGGCTGATCGCATCACTGCAGTAATGGGGCCGATGATTTCCCAAGGGGCTTATGAGGTCGGACCAGAGTTCGTCCAGCGATTTCTCGATAGATCAGAGGACAACCAGCACTACTTCAGTCCCTCAAAGCAAGCTGATCACAGCATGTTTGATCTACCGGGCTTCATCAAAGCGCAGCTGGATACTCTTGGCCTCAAACAAGTGGTCGATTTGCAGCTCTGCACCTACGCAGATGCTGATAGGTTTTTTTCCTACCGAAGAACCACGCACAGAAAAGAGCCAGATTACGGGCGACAGATATCAACTATCATGTTGACCTCTTGA
- a CDS encoding class I SAM-dependent methyltransferase: MTGTVTTPLLAKIKQHIADHGPMTIAQYMNLCLSDPKHGYYMTQQPFGTKGDFTTAPEISQLFGELIGAWLLHQWISQDLKDPIQLVEIGPGRGTLMKDILRVISLRPQMLAQTQIHLVETSPSLRKVQKKQLKAYEIKWHDNLQNIPKGPTLLVANELFDALPIHQYQLTDTGWRERCVGLNDDQELAIGIGSGTLSPVDVAKANLQAKLGDTLEVSPASNAIASSIAQRIKENGGAALVIDYGYSKTATGDSFQAMKSHEYVSVLEHCGEADLTAHVNFQALANAAKAEGAHAHGPIGQGDFLLALGLLERAGQLGAGKSTLDQDQIRKDVERLAAPDKMGTLFKVLCLTASAIQPIPFNS; encoded by the coding sequence ATGACCGGAACAGTTACCACGCCCCTTCTTGCCAAAATCAAGCAACATATTGCTGATCATGGGCCAATGACAATTGCCCAGTACATGAACCTGTGCCTGTCTGATCCAAAGCATGGGTACTACATGACCCAGCAACCATTCGGGACAAAGGGTGACTTCACGACGGCACCCGAAATTTCGCAATTGTTCGGAGAGTTGATCGGCGCATGGTTGCTGCATCAGTGGATTTCACAGGATCTTAAAGACCCTATCCAGCTGGTCGAGATCGGTCCGGGCCGTGGAACCTTGATGAAGGACATCCTTCGCGTCATCTCATTGCGCCCACAGATGCTGGCACAAACCCAAATCCATCTCGTAGAAACAAGCCCATCTCTTCGCAAAGTACAAAAGAAACAGCTTAAAGCCTATGAGATCAAGTGGCACGACAACCTTCAGAACATCCCGAAAGGGCCAACTCTTCTGGTTGCCAACGAGCTTTTCGATGCCTTGCCAATTCACCAGTACCAGCTAACAGATACAGGCTGGCGTGAGCGTTGTGTTGGCCTTAATGACGACCAAGAACTCGCTATTGGCATTGGCTCCGGCACTTTGTCTCCAGTTGATGTGGCCAAAGCCAACCTGCAGGCAAAGCTGGGAGACACATTAGAGGTTTCTCCGGCATCCAACGCAATTGCGTCAAGCATCGCACAACGGATCAAAGAGAACGGCGGCGCAGCTCTAGTCATTGATTATGGCTATTCCAAAACGGCAACTGGCGACAGCTTCCAGGCAATGAAGAGCCATGAATACGTTTCTGTTCTGGAGCATTGTGGTGAAGCTGATCTGACAGCACACGTCAATTTCCAAGCCCTTGCCAATGCAGCGAAAGCTGAAGGCGCTCACGCGCATGGACCGATTGGACAAGGCGACTTCCTTTTGGCTCTTGGCCTGCTGGAACGTGCTGGACAGTTAGGCGCAGGAAAGTCCACACTCGATCAGGACCAAATCCGCAAGGATGTGGAACGCCTCGCCGCACCAGATAAAATGGGAACGCTTTTCAAAGTTTTGTGTCTGACGGCAAGTGCAATCCAGCCCATACCTTTTAACAGCTGA
- the lgt gene encoding prolipoprotein diacylglyceryl transferase, with amino-acid sequence MPLLAIPFPMIDPVLIEFGPLAIRWYALAYIAGILLAWRYMILAVRNTSLWGKASHPNETDIDDFVMWATIGIVLGGRLGYVLFYNLPYYLANPADIFAVWEGGMAFHGGLLGMIVALILYSRLRGLSVWSMFDLAAIAAPIGLFFGRIANFINSELWGRPTDVAWAVVFPNGGPEPRHPSQLYEAGLEGLVLFIVLRVLSHRFHLLKKPGVLAGSFAIGYGLARTFVEFYREPDAHIGYLSGFLTMGMLLSLPMVLIGALVVLWALRKNASAQ; translated from the coding sequence ATGCCGCTTCTCGCTATCCCATTCCCGATGATTGACCCGGTTCTGATCGAATTCGGACCACTGGCCATTCGTTGGTATGCCTTGGCTTACATCGCCGGTATCCTGCTGGCTTGGCGCTATATGATCCTCGCCGTTCGCAACACCAGCCTTTGGGGCAAGGCATCACATCCCAATGAGACAGACATTGACGACTTCGTAATGTGGGCCACCATCGGCATCGTTTTAGGTGGTCGGTTGGGGTACGTGCTGTTTTACAACCTGCCCTATTACCTCGCAAACCCGGCAGATATCTTTGCAGTTTGGGAAGGCGGCATGGCCTTCCATGGCGGCCTGCTGGGTATGATTGTTGCGCTGATCCTTTATTCCAGACTACGTGGGTTGTCCGTATGGTCCATGTTCGATCTGGCAGCGATTGCAGCGCCGATTGGATTGTTTTTTGGTCGCATTGCGAACTTTATCAACTCCGAGCTCTGGGGCCGCCCAACGGATGTTGCTTGGGCAGTTGTGTTCCCAAATGGCGGGCCAGAACCACGTCACCCGAGCCAGCTTTATGAGGCCGGGTTAGAAGGGCTGGTTTTATTCATCGTGCTTCGAGTGCTGTCTCACCGCTTTCATTTACTAAAAAAGCCCGGCGTTCTCGCAGGGAGCTTCGCGATTGGCTACGGCCTTGCGCGCACATTCGTGGAATTCTACCGGGAACCGGACGCCCACATCGGCTATCTGTCAGGTTTCCTGACAATGGGCATGCTGCTAAGCCTTCCAATGGTTCTCATCGGAGCACTTGTTGTGCTTTGGGCTCTTCGAAAAAACGCATCCGCACAATAA
- a CDS encoding accessory factor UbiK family protein yields MSQSPNRMFDEFAKLMTDAAGVAQGAKREVETAFRAQMERFMADMDLISRDEFDAVKDMAVKALDEVDKLEERLAAAEKRLAALDEKAETEDKT; encoded by the coding sequence ATGAGCCAGTCTCCAAATCGCATGTTTGACGAGTTTGCCAAGCTGATGACCGACGCCGCAGGCGTTGCACAGGGCGCAAAGCGGGAAGTCGAAACCGCCTTCCGCGCGCAGATGGAACGTTTCATGGCAGATATGGATCTGATCTCTCGTGATGAGTTCGATGCAGTTAAAGATATGGCCGTGAAAGCTCTTGATGAAGTAGACAAGCTGGAGGAACGCCTTGCGGCGGCTGAAAAGCGCCTGGCTGCTTTGGACGAAAAAGCAGAGACCGAAGACAAGACGTAG
- a CDS encoding YbjN domain-containing protein, which translates to MSLIEFEMERPLNPVDTIENLATGNDWSFERLGDDEISISVTGTWCDYHVTFSWMEEVEALHMASAFDLKVPAPRKDEIVRLLALVNEQQWMGHFDIWGREGVVIFRQSLLLAGGAEANPAQIEVLLSNSLDSCERYYQAFQFVVWAGKTAQEAMETVMFETAGDA; encoded by the coding sequence ATGAGCCTAATTGAGTTTGAAATGGAACGCCCCCTAAATCCGGTTGATACCATCGAGAATTTGGCAACCGGGAATGACTGGTCGTTTGAGCGTCTAGGCGATGACGAAATTTCTATTTCAGTCACAGGAACTTGGTGTGATTACCATGTCACGTTTTCCTGGATGGAAGAAGTAGAAGCACTGCATATGGCAAGTGCGTTTGACCTGAAAGTTCCAGCTCCGCGGAAAGATGAAATCGTTCGTTTGCTTGCGCTCGTTAATGAGCAGCAGTGGATGGGGCATTTTGATATCTGGGGCCGAGAAGGTGTTGTTATTTTCCGCCAGTCATTGTTGTTGGCTGGCGGCGCTGAAGCCAATCCTGCGCAAATAGAAGTCCTTCTTTCCAATTCACTTGATTCCTGTGAACGCTATTACCAAGCGTTCCAATTTGTTGTTTGGGCTGGCAAAACGGCGCAGGAAGCAATGGAAACAGTGATGTTTGAAACCGCCGGGGATGCATGA
- the proC gene encoding pyrroline-5-carboxylate reductase, with product MKLTNERPLVLIGAGKMGGAMLAGWMKQGVAADCVVVVDPNPLTEMVDLFRAHSINWHKTVPEGVVAGVLMLAIKPQMMEAVLPALTSLADDRSVILSVAAGTTIARFKDNFGADQPVVRVIPNTPSQVGRGVTAGYATAELTQDQRDLVSSLLESIGVFLWVDTEEQIDFATAVSGSGPAYVFHLVEAMSEAGKRLGLAPELAEALARGTVSGAGELLYQSPEDAAVLRKNVTSPGGTTAAALSVLMGDDALADLMSEAVAKAAHRATELAG from the coding sequence ATGAAATTAACGAATGAACGTCCGCTTGTTCTTATTGGAGCAGGTAAAATGGGCGGTGCTATGCTTGCGGGTTGGATGAAGCAAGGTGTTGCTGCCGATTGTGTTGTGGTTGTTGATCCTAATCCCCTTACGGAAATGGTGGATCTTTTCCGAGCTCATAGCATCAACTGGCATAAAACCGTGCCTGAAGGTGTTGTTGCCGGCGTGCTTATGCTGGCGATTAAGCCGCAAATGATGGAAGCCGTCCTACCGGCTCTGACGAGCCTTGCTGATGATCGCAGTGTTATTTTGTCCGTCGCTGCAGGAACAACAATTGCTCGTTTCAAAGATAATTTTGGTGCTGATCAACCCGTTGTGCGGGTTATTCCAAATACTCCCTCTCAGGTTGGGCGCGGCGTAACTGCGGGCTATGCCACTGCAGAACTTACGCAAGACCAGAGGGATCTGGTCAGTTCCCTGCTGGAATCTATTGGTGTGTTCCTTTGGGTTGATACGGAAGAGCAGATTGATTTTGCTACAGCTGTTAGCGGATCCGGCCCTGCTTATGTCTTCCATCTTGTGGAGGCAATGAGTGAAGCTGGGAAGCGTTTGGGGCTTGCACCTGAGCTTGCGGAAGCGCTTGCGCGTGGGACTGTTAGTGGTGCAGGGGAGTTGCTCTACCAATCACCTGAGGACGCGGCTGTCTTGCGCAAGAATGTAACGTCTCCGGGCGGAACAACAGCGGCGGCTCTTTCTGTCTTGATGGGGGATGATGCTCTCGCAGACCTTATGAGTGAGGCGGTTGCGAAAGCTGCTCATCGTGCCACTGAGCTTGCGGGCTAA
- a CDS encoding TetR family transcriptional regulator yields the protein MPTEKTHQKVTASFIELLETHRVDEVTYAAIAENAGVKIDVVRACCNGKLDLLAAFMSELDQKVLKERDPDLMTETARDRLFDVLMCRMDLMEPHKEAIRNVRRTALKDPAFAMHMHKLVVRSMKWMLVAAGIEEFGLRSVGMSNALAVGFERVGRIWLEDDVPGHPKAMAAVDDMLANGEKWMGRACRVEKVAAPFIEGFGRLCKGPLRSQRDDIRPDTSSDGASEVNP from the coding sequence ATGCCTACCGAAAAGACCCATCAGAAAGTCACCGCAAGTTTTATCGAGCTGCTGGAAACTCATCGTGTTGATGAGGTGACTTATGCTGCGATAGCCGAAAATGCAGGTGTGAAGATTGACGTGGTTCGGGCATGTTGCAATGGAAAACTTGACCTCCTTGCTGCCTTTATGAGTGAGCTTGATCAGAAGGTTCTCAAAGAACGTGATCCTGATCTGATGACTGAGACTGCGCGTGATCGTCTGTTTGATGTTTTGATGTGCCGCATGGATCTTATGGAGCCACACAAAGAGGCGATTAGAAACGTTCGCAGGACCGCGCTTAAAGATCCCGCTTTCGCCATGCATATGCATAAGCTTGTGGTTCGCTCAATGAAGTGGATGCTTGTTGCGGCCGGTATTGAAGAGTTTGGCCTGCGCAGTGTCGGCATGTCCAATGCGCTTGCTGTTGGATTTGAGCGAGTAGGGCGAATTTGGCTGGAAGATGATGTTCCTGGGCATCCAAAAGCCATGGCTGCTGTTGATGACATGCTTGCAAATGGTGAAAAATGGATGGGACGGGCCTGCCGTGTCGAGAAGGTGGCTGCACCATTTATTGAAGGCTTCGGGAGATTGTGCAAGGGTCCGCTTCGGTCTCAAAGAGATGATATACGGCCTGATACTTCCAGCGATGGAGCCAGCGAAGTGAACCCATGA
- a CDS encoding tRNA-binding protein, producing the protein MDQTEDTKTISIDDFLNVDIRVGTIIEAEDFPQARKPAYKLKIDFGDDIGVKKTSAQITVHYTADSLVGRQVLAVVNFPPRQIGPFMSEVLTLGLSDTNGDIVLLKPDLAVPNGGRMH; encoded by the coding sequence ATGGACCAAACAGAAGATACTAAAACGATTTCAATCGACGATTTCCTGAATGTTGATATTAGAGTTGGAACCATCATTGAGGCTGAAGATTTTCCTCAGGCTCGCAAGCCCGCCTATAAGCTGAAGATTGATTTTGGTGATGATATCGGTGTGAAGAAGACCTCCGCACAGATCACCGTGCATTATACAGCGGACTCCCTTGTGGGTCGTCAGGTACTCGCTGTGGTGAATTTCCCGCCGCGTCAAATCGGACCATTCATGTCTGAGGTGCTAACCTTGGGTTTGTCAGACACAAATGGCGATATTGTTCTGTTGAAGCCAGACCTTGCGGTGCCAAACGGGGGCAGAATGCACTAA
- a CDS encoding ATP-binding protein, with amino-acid sequence MGLSARFKLPQWVKTLLTPYFAFTSWLHYRLPKGLYVRALLIIVIPFLILQSVLAFVFLERHYDLVTRRLSEAVVREIAAVVDMTETYAQDDNYATLKRISAGALGLSVSVLPKEPLPAARPKSLFDLVDRYMTREIAARIGRPFWIDTVGASRFVEIRIQLEDKTLRIIARRSQTYASNSHIFIVWMVATSLVLIIIAVLFLRNQIRPIEQLADAAEEFGKGRQVSNFRPHGAREVRRAALAFVDMRRRIERHVDQRTTMLAGVSHDLRTILTRFRLQLALLSQSPEADALRRDVDEMARMLEDYLSFSKGYGDEPPAAVDIALMLEDLEVEAEVVGADVASSFDGDPLVIVKGRAFRRCLLNVISNAARYGKTLRIKGNRTPDWLIITVDDDGPGIPREERENVFRPFHRLDTARNQDSGGSGLGLAIARDIVRSHGGEIFLRQSPLGGLRVRVRIPI; translated from the coding sequence ATGGGCTTATCTGCACGTTTCAAACTCCCACAATGGGTCAAAACGCTTTTAACGCCCTACTTTGCGTTTACCAGCTGGTTGCACTACCGCCTTCCCAAAGGTCTGTACGTTCGTGCGCTGCTGATCATCGTTATTCCGTTCCTGATCTTGCAGTCTGTGCTCGCCTTTGTATTTTTGGAGCGCCACTACGACTTAGTGACACGCCGCCTGTCAGAGGCTGTTGTCCGGGAAATCGCTGCAGTCGTGGATATGACTGAAACCTACGCCCAGGATGACAACTATGCGACGCTGAAACGCATCAGTGCTGGTGCGTTAGGCCTGTCAGTCTCTGTTCTTCCTAAAGAACCTCTCCCTGCAGCAAGACCTAAATCATTGTTTGATCTGGTTGATCGGTACATGACCCGCGAGATTGCAGCGCGCATAGGCAGACCGTTCTGGATCGATACGGTCGGTGCGTCTCGCTTTGTTGAAATCCGTATTCAGTTGGAAGACAAAACCCTCCGCATCATAGCAAGGCGCAGCCAGACATATGCTTCCAACTCACACATTTTCATTGTGTGGATGGTCGCAACGTCTCTGGTGCTCATCATCATCGCGGTGCTTTTCCTAAGGAATCAGATCCGGCCAATCGAGCAGCTCGCCGATGCAGCTGAGGAATTCGGTAAAGGCAGACAAGTCTCCAACTTCCGCCCACACGGAGCCCGAGAAGTTCGCAGAGCAGCACTGGCTTTCGTTGATATGCGCCGCCGTATTGAACGTCATGTTGATCAACGAACGACAATGCTCGCGGGTGTGAGCCATGATCTACGCACAATTCTCACCCGCTTCCGCTTGCAACTGGCTCTTCTATCGCAATCTCCAGAAGCAGATGCCCTGCGCAGGGATGTTGATGAAATGGCTCGTATGCTGGAGGACTACCTGTCCTTCTCCAAAGGCTACGGCGATGAGCCACCTGCCGCCGTAGACATTGCACTAATGTTGGAGGATCTGGAGGTTGAAGCTGAAGTCGTAGGCGCGGACGTTGCATCCTCTTTCGATGGCGACCCGTTGGTCATCGTCAAAGGTCGCGCCTTCCGCCGTTGTCTGCTCAACGTCATCTCAAATGCAGCACGATACGGCAAGACACTGCGCATCAAAGGCAACCGCACCCCGGACTGGCTTATAATCACTGTAGACGATGATGGTCCCGGCATTCCGAGAGAAGAGCGTGAGAATGTGTTCCGCCCGTTCCACAGGCTCGACACGGCCCGAAATCAGGACAGCGGTGGCTCAGGTCTAGGGTTGGCAATCGCGCGAGATATAGTCAGAAGTCACGGCGGAGAAATCTTCCTCCGCCAATCGCCACTCGGGGGTCTTCGAGTTCGGGTGCGGATCCCGATCTAA
- a CDS encoding response regulator transcription factor produces MARSALLEDDAPHILLIDDDSRIRDLLQRFLGENGFRVTVAKDAEEARRRLSGLEFDLLILDVMMPGESGIELAKDLRRSKSVPILMLTARSDTEDRIEGLEAGVDDYVSKPFEPRELLLRISAILRRGGPKPKMKLEVLAFGPFQYNAERGELKRQEEHVRLTDREKQILNTFAEKPGQTVARTDLVGTDASLGERTIDVQVNRLRRKIEEDPGNPLYLQTVRGIGYRLITN; encoded by the coding sequence GTGGCCCGCTCTGCTCTTTTGGAAGATGATGCTCCTCACATTCTTCTCATCGACGATGACAGCCGCATCCGTGACCTACTCCAAAGATTTCTTGGAGAAAACGGGTTTCGCGTAACGGTTGCCAAGGATGCCGAAGAGGCGCGTCGACGCCTATCCGGGCTGGAATTCGATCTGCTCATTCTCGATGTAATGATGCCCGGCGAAAGCGGCATTGAGCTGGCAAAAGACCTGCGCCGCTCCAAATCAGTTCCAATTCTGATGTTAACCGCCCGCTCTGACACAGAAGACCGCATTGAGGGGCTGGAGGCAGGGGTGGATGACTACGTCTCCAAGCCATTTGAGCCGCGTGAACTTCTTCTTCGTATCTCGGCCATATTGCGGCGAGGCGGTCCAAAGCCAAAAATGAAACTGGAGGTGCTTGCCTTCGGCCCCTTCCAATACAACGCAGAGCGCGGCGAGTTAAAACGGCAGGAAGAGCATGTACGCCTAACAGATCGCGAAAAGCAGATTCTCAATACCTTTGCCGAAAAACCGGGGCAAACTGTTGCGCGGACAGATCTCGTCGGTACGGACGCAAGTTTAGGTGAGCGCACCATTGATGTGCAAGTTAATCGCCTGCGCAGAAAGATTGAGGAAGACCCGGGCAATCCCCTGTACCTGCAAACAGTACGTGGGATAGGGTATCGCTTAATTACAAACTAG
- a CDS encoding MarR family transcriptional regulator, whose product MNKKDSDSPRFDLIELFFFAYRDFTGDPDVLLEELGFGRAHHRVLHFVHRNPGIRVSDLLDILKITKQSLGRVLKQLVDDDFICQEPGALDRRQRLLYTTEKGTEFCARLSKLQSQRMNKAISLMPDGSDEIVRQFLYLMIDENERSEVARLITKQTD is encoded by the coding sequence ATGAACAAAAAAGACAGTGACTCACCACGGTTTGACCTTATTGAACTGTTTTTCTTCGCATATCGTGACTTTACTGGTGATCCCGATGTGCTTCTTGAAGAGCTGGGGTTTGGTCGTGCCCATCACCGTGTCCTCCATTTTGTACACAGGAACCCCGGAATTCGCGTCTCCGATCTGCTGGATATATTAAAAATTACCAAGCAAAGTCTGGGACGTGTTTTGAAACAGTTGGTAGATGATGACTTTATATGTCAGGAGCCCGGTGCTCTGGACCGGCGCCAACGCCTGCTTTATACTACTGAAAAGGGTACAGAATTTTGTGCCAGACTTTCAAAACTTCAGTCTCAGCGTATGAACAAAGCCATCTCGTTAATGCCCGATGGCAGTGATGAGATTGTCCGCCAGTTTTTATATCTTATGATTGATGAGAACGAACGCAGTGAAGTCGCTCGTCTCATCACCAAACAAACAGATTGA